The sequence AGTGGAGGCTACTGCGTGTGATATGTGGCCATCTGTATCCTCAAATTAACCCTTACAACTTTGGTCATTAAGACtgcaagaggaaagggaagtAAACTGGGAAGCTTCCCATctgcaaagaagagaaatagaCTAAGCACAAACCAAATGGTTGCTTCAGGGCTAGAGCAGTTTGATTCTGGCGTATTTAAAGGCCCATCTTATTAGAAAAGCACTGTGGagaaagttttcctttaaagcaaTCATATGAATTTCTCCTAAAAATCCCACCCTCAGTCTGCTTCGCATTATCTAGTATCTCTTGAGGGAATTgagacttttcttttcttatagCATGGGCTGCCTGTTGGAGAGACATGAGCATTGTTTCACCAGAGTTGTAGCCTTCTATCTTCGCACAAGAgggaaaaacattgttttgcgTCTTTGATACGATCCAGCCAGAAAACAGCTCTAGGGAAAAAATTCACAGTCCTTGgcagcaatgctgtctttctgtctcttttttttttttttttctgtcagtacCACAATGTATGCTGCTCTAATAACTTGAGATTAAACTCGCATGGGGCGTCTCAAAAGTCCTTCTCAAGACTTGAGGTCATAACTTGCTGAAAGTTCAGAGGGACGAGTCTCATTTTCGtaataaaaaaaagttccaGGGTTATTTTAGAATTAGGTCTAATAAGAAACTGGTACAAGAGGCTACTTTAGTACAGTAATTTAGTGACAGTGCAGCAAATTTTTAGCGGCTACTGAAAACTTCCCACCTTCCTCCTAGAGCAAGCTGAACCCTGCATATTTCAGATGTTGATTACAAAGGTGATGGTACAAAGCCTCTGTAGACTGCTTGTTTAAAATGCATGATTTGGCTGTACCTTCCAGTGGAAAATACTCAAGAAACTTCACGTATTGTTTATTTTGGTTAGAACTAGCCCGTAGTAGTTTGGCAAGTATCCTAATTGAGAAACGTCACTATTTATTCAAGGGCAGCTGCATCTTCTACTTTACGCATTTTTCAGAGGGATTGAATGTGCTTGTGATAGCCATACTGTGAGCTGGGTACCTCTTCTATCAGGTAGATATAGTTTCATTGAATGTTTTCATGATTTATATATGTCACAATATAGTATAGTTTTGCAAGGTCATTGATTAACCTACAGGGAAAATGTTGAGAAGTGAACTAAAGTTCAAGTCCAACATTTTTTTGGTAACAGAGCAGAACAGTAGAAGAGGGAGAGTATAACTTACTATTTCTTTAGCTTGCCCATTATTCTGACTCTCTTTGTagtagtttttcttcttttctgccaTGTCTCAGTTATATCTCTTCTTCCACTTCCCTTAAAATACTTGCGTTGTTGGCATAAATGTTAGAATGTGGTTGCACTTGAAAACTTAGGGGAATATAGCAAAAGAAGCAACGCTGTTAAAGTGTTACCTGAACAAAGTGCTTAAGAGCAAGAATAGTGTGCAACACTTGCATCTGATGGCACCATATGATCTGAAGTGTCTAGAATTTTATGTTGGGTTAAACTAAACTGTGGAGTAAACCACTTAACTTCTGCTGCAATTGTGGGTGGGGATAAATATGAATTCTTCTatggaagaatttaaaatacatctgtGGCTTGAGGCTTATGAGCACGATAAATTTAGCACACTACTGTAATCAGTCCATTTTGTGCCATGTCTCCGTAGTCTCTCATTATTGGCTATAGCTCCCGCAGAATGAATATCTGTATTCTCATGTGGGTTTGTGGTGGTGTTGGGGAACCCTTATTATCTTGTTCTGATTCTGAGCTACTGTTGAAAAACAGCCAGCTCATACAAGTAACATGATTGTGAATTTCTCCTTAAGGCTGAAGTTGTGGTTTGCtgtaagctttttttaaaatgcatctgcCTTAATGAGAAGTGCGCATTCCTATGTCAGCACCTTTGCTGCCATCAGTAAGGCATGAAGTAAGGCAGAGGGTGCGTGCACGCATGTTTTTCAACCTTAACTACAGCTTATTATGGTCTATTTGAGAACgtgtaatgtttttatttacttttaacaaAATGAATATGCTACAGGGGTGCTGAACAGGAAACTGCCCAAATACTGCTATGTTATCTAGGTGTTTGTATTAATCAGAGATAAATTAAAGGGGAAATCAGAGCTTCAGTGATTCTGCAAGTGAGATGGAAGGGGGAGTACCTTAAACTGATGCTTGTAGGACTTAGAAAGCTGATAGACCTTATGGTCAGAACAGCAGCTGGTGATTTGTGTACCTACCTTTGTCAGTGTGTGGGAAAGAGGAATGGGGTCAGACCCTGTTCTTAATAAGCTTGAATACCAAGGCTGTGCCTATTAGGTAATGGGAGCAGAAAAACCTTATGTTCAGCCCTTTGTAAACCCATTAAATGGTTTTGGGTGGGCATAGGTAAATGATGTTTTCCAATGTAGAAATAGGAGATAGAAGCATCCTTTCTCCATGGGAGAGACAGGAATCATAGTGCATCTCTTTAATCCCCTCATCCTTTTCCACCTTCTTTGTTATTTgccagcaaaacatttttattcccttccCTCCACTTTGAGTGCTGCAGTCCTGGTTGTTTAAATGAGTTCCTGTGTTCACTGATGTGCTTTGGTGGAATGGGGTATGACTGGCGGGGTTCAGGAATAGAACAGCAGAGTATGCTTGGCTTCCAAACTTTCTGCACCTGAGGCTGGTTAATGGGATCCTCTTCATACTTGGGTGCAAAGGGGTGGTGCTGGGAACAGCACTTCCTGGCATCCTAGCAACTGGAAGCTGCCAAAATCCATCTGGTTCTTCCTCCTGGTGCCTAGAGTGCTCCCAGAGGATCCCAAAACCATGTGGGTACAGGTATCAAAAGGCATTTGGAAGACAGAAATACCCTAAAGCTGGATGTCAGGCatagttttgcttttgtcaTCTGGCCGAATGGGACTTTCTtcactctgtgtgtgtgtgtgtgtgtgtgtggtatgCATGAAGAGCTTTCAGAATAAAACGTAGCCCTGTTGTGATAACCTGTACCCAGACAGGTGCAAACTTGCTTAAATCCTGCAGAATAACCTCGATTCTCCAGGGGATCTTAAATGTATGTTGTTTTTTGACAGCATTATGTCCTCACTTTGATGCTAGTTCTAGCAGCCAGCTGGTGTCTCAAGTGCATGCATGTGACATCAGGATCTATCAGGATTTGTGGGGTGCAGTGCTAGGGAAATGCAGGAAATGATGAGCCAGGTTAAagttcctttctgttttctctttttcctaagATTGTCTGCAAGGGGAAGGCCTTTTCAGTGACTTGAGAAATAGACTCGAGAGACTGTaaagtaatgaaataataaaaatgcatttgtgtttCTTGCCTTGTTCTGGGGAATTTGGGTCACTTAATAGTCCGGAATTGCCGCGCCTCTTAAGGTACTTGTTAAAGTTGACTTATAAAAGGAATTACTTCTTAGTTTTACAAGTATTTAATTTATGTGTATTATGGATTGCATAAATGCAGCAGGAAATGTAAGGGGGAAAATCTGTGGTGTTCAGTGATTGTTTTGCTAGACTTCAAATTTTTTCTCATTACTTCATGAAATTCTTCTCTAATTCAAtctttgtcttttgtctttgcTGCCTTGCAGGGTTGGTACAGTAGGCCTCACTAAACTTAGCTGCAACTAAGAATTTCTCCTACATCAACTGAGTTAAGGCTGATGCTCTTGTGGAATGTGGATTAAAAGTGCGTGCTAAGTTCCAAATTTCCATTTGAGAAGCGGAGAAAGTAAATGTACCACAACCACCAGCATCAGGACAGCAAACCAAGGGACAAAGAATTTGATCCGCAGTGTTGATATATGTTAACTGGTTCACGTGTTGCTTAAGAGACGTTTGCTGGGGGGCGAGAAGTGGACGTCAGCTGTGCGAAGTcattttgtttacaaaaatgAGGGCTTCTTTGGAAACAGCAGACATTGCCATTGTGGCTCTGTACTTCGTGCTTGTAATGTGCATAGGTTTTTTTGCCATGTGGAAATACAATCGAAGCACCGTAAGTGGCTACTTCTTGGCAGGGCGTTCTATGACCTGGGTAGCTATCGGTGCATCTTTGTTTGTGAGCAATATTGGAAGTGAACATTTCATTGGGCTCGCAGGATCTGGAGCGGCAAGTGGATTTGCAGTAGGTGCATGGGAATTCAACGCCTTAATGCTTTTGCAGCTTTTAGGATGGGTCTTCGTCCCCGTCTACATCCGGTCAGGAGTGTACACCATGCCTGAATACCTGTCCAAGCGTTTTGGAGGGCATAGAATTCAAATCTATTTTGCAGCGTTGTCTCTAATTCTTTATATCTTCACCAAACTTTCAGTTGACTTGTATTCAGGGGCACTTTTTATTCAAGAATCGCTAGGTTGGAACCTCTATTTGTCAGTAATCCTCCTTATTGGAATGACTGCGCTGTTGACTGTGACTGGAGGTCTTGTGGCTGTCATCTACACAGACACCCTTCAAGCTCTGCTTATGATTATCGGTGCCCTCACACTTATGATCTTAAGTATTCTGGAGGTTGGTGGGTTTGAAGAAGTTAAAAGAAGGTATATGTTAGCATCACCAAATATTACGTCTATCTTGTTAACCTACAACATTTCCACTACCGATTCCTGCAATGTGGACCCAAAGCCTGATGCTCTTAAAATGTTGCGCGAGCCAACAGATGAAGATATTCCCTGGCCTGGATTTTTGTTGGGACAGACCCCAGCTTCTGTCTGGTACTGGTGTGCTGACCAAGTCATAGTTCAGAGAGTTTTAGCTGCAAAAAACATTGCTCATGCCAAAGGATCCACTCTGATGGCAGGCTTCTTAAAGTTGCTGCCAATGTTTATTATAGTTGTCCCAGGGATGATTTCACGAATACTGTTTGCAGATGATATCGCCTGCATTAATCCAGAACACTGCTTTCAAGTCTGCGGGAGCAGAGCTGGATGCTCTAACATTGCCTACCCACGGTTGGTGATGAAACTTGTACCAGTTGGTCTGCGGGGACTGATGATGGCTGTGATGATTGCTGCACTGATGAGTGACTTGGACTCTATATTCAACAGTGCCAGCACCATATTCACGCTTGATGTCTACAAACTCATTCGGAAGAGCGCGACGTCTAGAGAACTGATGATTGTAGGAAGAGTCTTTGTGGCGTTCATGGTAGTTATAAGCATTGCCTGGGTCCCAATAATCGTAGAAATGCAAGGCGGTCAGATGTACCTTTATATTCAAGAGGTAGCAGACTATCTGACCCCACCGGTGGCTGCTCTGTTTCTTATGGGTATATTTTGGAAGCGTTGCAATGAACAGGGGGCGTTTTATGGTGGAATGGCTGGGTTTGTCCTCGGCGCGATACGGTTGGTACTGGCGTTTATCTATCGCGCTCCAGAGTGTAACCAGCCAGATACTAGGCCAAGCTTTATCAAAAACATCCATTACATGTATGTCGCTACGGCTCTGTTCTGGATCACTGGGATTGTGACCTTTATAGTAAGCCTGCTTACGCCTCCGCCTACAAAGGAACAGGTTCGGACAACCACTTTCTGGGCTGTGAGAAACAGGAATGTAAAAGAGAATACTGCGAAGGGGGAGCTGTACAAAGTGCAAGAAAAGAACATCTTGAGGTGCAATGAAAACGCTAATCATATCATTCCAAATGGcaaatctgaagaaaacattaaaaatattaagccTGAGGATATCAATCTTCTGGTCACTTGCAGAGATGACAGCAACCCAGTGATTTCTGTAAGTCACTCTGAAGTCGAGACACCAGTTGATTGCTATTCGAACGGACAAGCAGCTTTGATGGGTGAGAAAAAGCGCGAGGAAGAAACTGATGATAGAGAGAGACATTTGAAATTCATAGATTGGTTCTGTGgctttaaaagtaaaaacatgaACAAGAGAGCTGTTCGGG comes from Anser cygnoides isolate HZ-2024a breed goose chromosome 1, Taihu_goose_T2T_genome, whole genome shotgun sequence and encodes:
- the SLC5A3 gene encoding sodium/myo-inositol cotransporter; the protein is MRASLETADIAIVALYFVLVMCIGFFAMWKYNRSTVSGYFLAGRSMTWVAIGASLFVSNIGSEHFIGLAGSGAASGFAVGAWEFNALMLLQLLGWVFVPVYIRSGVYTMPEYLSKRFGGHRIQIYFAALSLILYIFTKLSVDLYSGALFIQESLGWNLYLSVILLIGMTALLTVTGGLVAVIYTDTLQALLMIIGALTLMILSILEVGGFEEVKRRYMLASPNITSILLTYNISTTDSCNVDPKPDALKMLREPTDEDIPWPGFLLGQTPASVWYWCADQVIVQRVLAAKNIAHAKGSTLMAGFLKLLPMFIIVVPGMISRILFADDIACINPEHCFQVCGSRAGCSNIAYPRLVMKLVPVGLRGLMMAVMIAALMSDLDSIFNSASTIFTLDVYKLIRKSATSRELMIVGRVFVAFMVVISIAWVPIIVEMQGGQMYLYIQEVADYLTPPVAALFLMGIFWKRCNEQGAFYGGMAGFVLGAIRLVLAFIYRAPECNQPDTRPSFIKNIHYMYVATALFWITGIVTFIVSLLTPPPTKEQVRTTTFWAVRNRNVKENTAKGELYKVQEKNILRCNENANHIIPNGKSEENIKNIKPEDINLLVTCRDDSNPVISVSHSEVETPVDCYSNGQAALMGEKKREEETDDRERHLKFIDWFCGFKSKNMNKRAVREIEEETVCLQMLEETPKVKLLLNTGLVCVCSLGIFMFVYFSL